A genomic region of Desulfosarcina ovata subsp. ovata contains the following coding sequences:
- a CDS encoding thiolase family protein has protein sequence MFTKAYIPYGGYYSTPFSRWQGSLQGENAITLGAQTSKRWIESKGWDPKMFDYVILGVTIGQPKIFYGGPWSAALIGAEDSPGVLISQACSTSTTGVYQASMAIENGFCENVYNLFTDRCSNGPHSIWPNPGGPGGQVVSEDWVMEHFNLDPWGGTAMIQTAENVSAMAGVTREECDAVALRRYEQYTDSLKDDRAFQKRYMFPVEVKISKKKTITLDADEGITKSTKEGLAGLRPVLPGGVHTFGAQTHPADGNCAIVVTGREKAKSLSTQPAIEIQVISYGYSRVKKAHMAMAPVPAAQMALNKAGLSVGEMKVIKTHNPFSANDIYMANEMKIDVNGFNNYGSSMVFGHPQAPTAGRCIIEGIEEAVMLGGGYVMFTGCAAGDTGAALILKVG, from the coding sequence ATGTTTACAAAAGCTTACATCCCATACGGCGGTTATTACAGCACGCCTTTTTCCAGATGGCAGGGCAGCCTTCAGGGCGAAAACGCCATTACCCTCGGCGCGCAAACCTCCAAGCGCTGGATCGAAAGCAAAGGCTGGGATCCCAAGATGTTTGACTACGTCATTCTCGGGGTCACCATCGGACAGCCCAAGATTTTCTATGGGGGACCCTGGTCCGCCGCCCTGATCGGTGCCGAGGACAGCCCGGGGGTGCTTATCAGTCAAGCCTGCTCGACGTCCACCACCGGCGTTTATCAGGCCTCCATGGCCATTGAAAACGGATTTTGCGAGAATGTCTACAACCTGTTTACCGACCGTTGCTCAAACGGCCCTCACAGCATCTGGCCCAATCCGGGCGGCCCCGGCGGCCAGGTGGTATCGGAAGACTGGGTGATGGAGCATTTCAATCTGGATCCCTGGGGCGGTACGGCAATGATTCAGACGGCCGAAAACGTATCCGCCATGGCCGGCGTTACCCGTGAAGAGTGTGATGCGGTGGCCCTGCGGCGCTATGAGCAGTATACCGACTCGTTAAAGGACGACCGGGCCTTCCAGAAACGCTACATGTTTCCGGTGGAAGTGAAAATTTCCAAGAAGAAAACCATCACCCTGGATGCCGACGAGGGCATCACCAAGAGCACCAAGGAAGGGCTGGCTGGGCTGAGACCCGTGCTGCCGGGTGGCGTACACACCTTTGGCGCCCAGACCCATCCGGCGGACGGAAACTGCGCCATCGTGGTCACCGGTCGCGAAAAAGCCAAATCCCTGAGCACCCAGCCGGCCATCGAGATCCAAGTGATCTCCTACGGTTACTCCCGGGTCAAAAAAGCCCATATGGCCATGGCCCCCGTGCCCGCCGCCCAGATGGCCCTGAACAAAGCCGGTCTGTCCGTCGGGGAGATGAAAGTGATCAAGACCCACAACCCCTTCTCGGCCAACGATATTTACATGGCCAATGAGATGAAGATCGACGTCAACGGTTTCAACAACTATGGCAGTTCAATGGTGTTTGGCCATCCCCAGGCGCCCACGGCTGGCCGTTGCATCATCGAAGGCATCGAGGAAGCCGTGATGCTTGGCGGCGGCTACGTGATGTTTACCGGTTGCGCAGCCGGCGATACGGGTGCGGCACTGATTCTGAAAGTCGGTTGA
- a CDS encoding branched-chain amino acid ABC transporter permease, which yields MNTSVIRRRERIDRGIKARAEDVFVLTSWREMLYLAAPRVMPALGFLLLPLILDPYWQKVLLAVAVYGLLAISWDILAQSGIISLGQSLFFGMGAYLTGAMNHYWHLPVAITLPVASLLGGLICTLMLLPVLRLRGIYFSMVTLIIPLMLVRVIEATRLFGGTDGLSGIVPLPSVRLESYLATGMLLVAMFGFQRLLGSDYGLVIRAIRDNDRTVISAGLNIYWFKAQVLLMAGTTGAFAGAFMTHVSMFAGMSGFALDYSILPIAAAVVGGQGSLAGAVLGALILVPLSEILRGAGSLRVVFYSLLMVLFIITWPGGLFQFIQRKYHQSERWVAVER from the coding sequence TTGAACACCTCCGTTATCAGACGCCGGGAAAGAATCGATCGGGGCATCAAGGCCCGCGCTGAGGATGTATTCGTGCTCACCTCATGGCGGGAAATGCTCTACCTGGCCGCCCCTCGAGTGATGCCGGCGCTGGGTTTTCTTCTGCTGCCCCTGATCCTGGACCCTTACTGGCAGAAAGTCCTTTTGGCCGTTGCCGTCTACGGTCTTCTGGCCATCAGTTGGGATATCCTGGCCCAAAGCGGAATCATCTCGCTCGGGCAGTCGCTCTTTTTCGGCATGGGCGCCTATCTTACCGGTGCCATGAACCACTACTGGCATCTTCCGGTGGCCATCACCCTGCCGGTCGCCAGCCTACTGGGCGGCCTGATCTGTACGTTGATGCTGTTGCCGGTCCTGCGCCTGCGGGGGATCTACTTTTCCATGGTTACCCTGATCATCCCCCTGATGCTCGTACGGGTGATCGAAGCCACGCGCCTTTTCGGTGGTACCGACGGACTCAGCGGCATCGTTCCTCTGCCCTCGGTCCGTCTGGAAAGTTATCTGGCCACCGGCATGCTGCTGGTGGCCATGTTCGGTTTCCAGCGTCTGCTCGGCTCCGACTATGGACTGGTGATCAGGGCCATCCGCGACAATGACCGCACGGTCATCAGCGCCGGTCTGAACATCTACTGGTTCAAGGCCCAGGTACTGCTGATGGCCGGTACCACGGGCGCTTTCGCGGGTGCGTTCATGACCCATGTCAGCATGTTCGCGGGAATGAGCGGGTTTGCCCTGGACTACTCGATTCTACCCATCGCCGCCGCAGTGGTGGGAGGGCAGGGCAGCCTGGCCGGTGCCGTACTGGGTGCGCTGATCCTGGTGCCGCTCTCGGAAATTTTACGAGGGGCCGGCAGCTTGCGGGTGGTATTCTACAGTCTCCTGATGGTGCTTTTCATCATCACCTGGCCCGGGGGACTCTTTCAATTCATTCAACGCAAGTATCACCAGTCCGAGCGGTGGGTGGCGGTGGAACGATGA
- a CDS encoding ABC transporter ATP-binding protein, with the protein MLEIENLMVFFENALALNGLNLTVQQGEVVAVIGSNSAGKTTLLNAVAGLVNDMRINSQRRGGKRISTYGHIYFKGEDIIDWTPRQRVLNGIVLSRERHPIFQESSVLENLKIAGYLRKRSEISNSLAYIFRLFPALKALKRRVAGFLSGGEQQMLAIAMALVARPALLLLDEPLLGLSPHMQATVMQAVVELKQFSGITVLICEQFAQPVLPIIDRGYVLENGMLTFSGTGAELIGNPEIHAAYFGRLAEDGVDGQN; encoded by the coding sequence ATGCTGGAAATTGAAAATCTCATGGTTTTTTTTGAAAACGCACTGGCCCTCAACGGCCTCAATCTGACCGTCCAGCAGGGAGAGGTGGTTGCGGTGATCGGCTCCAACAGCGCCGGCAAGACAACCCTGCTCAACGCGGTGGCCGGTCTGGTCAACGACATGCGCATCAATTCACAACGCCGCGGCGGTAAGCGCATTTCCACCTATGGCCACATTTATTTCAAGGGCGAGGATATCATCGATTGGACACCGCGTCAGCGCGTGCTGAACGGAATTGTGCTCTCACGGGAACGCCACCCCATTTTCCAGGAAAGCAGTGTCCTGGAAAACCTGAAGATTGCCGGCTACCTGCGCAAACGAAGTGAAATCAGCAACAGCCTGGCGTATATCTTCAGATTGTTCCCGGCCCTGAAGGCATTGAAACGACGCGTGGCCGGATTCCTCAGCGGTGGCGAACAGCAAATGCTGGCCATTGCCATGGCACTGGTGGCAAGGCCCGCCCTGCTCCTTTTGGATGAGCCGCTTTTGGGACTGAGTCCACACATGCAAGCGACAGTCATGCAGGCGGTGGTTGAATTGAAACAGTTTTCCGGCATCACGGTACTGATCTGTGAGCAGTTTGCCCAACCGGTTCTGCCGATTATCGATCGTGGGTATGTTCTCGAAAACGGGATGCTGACCTTCAGTGGTACCGGGGCGGAACTGATCGGCAATCCGGAGATCCATGCCGCTTATTTCGGCAGGCTGGCTGAGGATGGAGTGGATGGACAAAATTAA
- a CDS encoding branched-chain amino acid ABC transporter permease codes for MIVGTILYAIINSAILVLTALGFNLTFGISRVANFAYGAFYVLAAYADWVLIYRLGLPYPLAVAVAVLGCTAAGALLYRLVLIRIHGQALAEVIVTFGIGLAIIELLRYAGLVGFDYTLPVILDRSVVVAGIPVDVQRILIVPVAATLVLLLWGFTHHTALGLGFRGIAQNRQTALTFGINPDNIAMLAVALGAGLAALAATLIVPLGCISPDEGYDVLIKALAVCIIGGLGSTPGLILASLIIGFTERFTDAFIGSQWTMVISLAAILLVLVIHPSGLFGKQKALQERI; via the coding sequence TTGATCGTCGGAACCATCCTATACGCCATTATCAACAGTGCCATTCTGGTCCTGACGGCCCTCGGGTTCAACCTTACCTTTGGAATCAGCCGCGTGGCCAACTTCGCTTACGGCGCCTTTTACGTGCTGGCCGCCTACGCCGACTGGGTTCTGATTTACCGGCTGGGTCTGCCCTACCCCCTGGCTGTGGCCGTGGCCGTACTGGGCTGCACCGCCGCAGGGGCACTCCTCTACCGACTGGTGCTGATCCGCATTCACGGCCAGGCCCTCGCCGAGGTCATCGTTACCTTTGGCATCGGCCTGGCCATTATAGAGTTGCTCCGATACGCCGGGCTGGTCGGCTTCGACTACACCTTGCCGGTGATACTGGACCGCAGTGTCGTTGTCGCCGGAATCCCCGTGGACGTGCAGCGCATCCTGATCGTTCCGGTGGCCGCCACACTGGTGCTGCTGCTTTGGGGGTTCACCCACCACACGGCATTGGGCCTGGGGTTCCGCGGGATTGCGCAGAATAGACAAACCGCACTCACCTTCGGCATAAACCCCGATAACATCGCCATGCTGGCCGTGGCCCTGGGCGCCGGACTGGCGGCATTGGCGGCAACCCTGATCGTCCCGTTGGGATGCATATCGCCCGATGAGGGCTACGATGTGCTCATCAAGGCCCTGGCCGTGTGTATCATCGGTGGCCTGGGCAGCACCCCGGGCCTCATCCTGGCCAGCTTGATCATCGGTTTTACCGAACGCTTCACCGATGCGTTCATCGGCTCCCAATGGACCATGGTCATCAGCCTGGCGGCGATCCTGCTGGTCCTGGTAATCCATCCATCGGGCCTGTTCGGCAAACAGAAAGCCCTGCAGGAGCGAATTTGA
- a CDS encoding ABC transporter substrate-binding protein has product MPTPINIRRPLQVLSLLLLLIPSMGRTGDAIVVGVPTATGFLEGKACLRAVQMAAEAINTRGGITVGTQKRPLVIEPLDIRDAAPGVPVAEALLGMEKLILETRPAALLVGPYRSETLIAAMDLIARYKTPMLATLAMSPAFEDKIKARPDAYRYLFRTCPNARFLVDNLAGVMDLIKRTFGFKRVFILNQEVAWARSAADALRNTYFEKAGWEIVDQRSYPTGAGDFSSTLMKVRATGAQVILPIFDMPQSGILVKQWHTMRVPALLAGFISPLAGPASWKTFNGQITGAINCNVELGSAIASPTMPASAAFQKAYQRRWEKPLRAGHGPAPAYESVFILADAITRAGTLDADAIVAALEQTDRSGMMGRMRFNDRHQLVYGRAPDTTAVAAVFQWQADGRRRIVFPPRIAEGKIELPDGLAPVNTCRRPARITVKGT; this is encoded by the coding sequence ATGCCCACGCCCATCAACATCCGCCGACCGTTGCAGGTACTGTCTCTCCTGCTCCTCCTGATCCCATCGATGGGCCGGACGGGTGATGCCATCGTTGTCGGTGTTCCCACCGCCACCGGCTTTCTCGAAGGCAAGGCGTGCCTGCGGGCGGTGCAGATGGCAGCCGAAGCGATCAATACCAGGGGGGGAATTACGGTGGGCACCCAGAAACGCCCCCTTGTTATCGAGCCCCTGGATATTCGCGATGCAGCGCCGGGCGTTCCGGTCGCCGAGGCGCTTTTGGGCATGGAAAAGCTGATTCTGGAAACCCGCCCGGCAGCCCTGCTGGTGGGCCCCTATCGCTCCGAAACGCTCATCGCCGCCATGGATCTCATCGCCCGGTACAAAACACCCATGCTCGCTACCCTTGCCATGTCACCCGCCTTCGAGGATAAGATCAAGGCCCGTCCGGACGCCTATCGATATCTTTTCAGAACCTGCCCCAACGCCCGATTCCTGGTGGACAACCTGGCCGGCGTCATGGACCTGATCAAGCGAACCTTCGGCTTCAAGCGGGTTTTCATCCTCAACCAGGAGGTCGCCTGGGCCCGTTCCGCAGCCGATGCCCTGCGCAACACCTATTTTGAGAAGGCCGGTTGGGAAATCGTCGATCAACGCAGTTATCCAACCGGCGCGGGCGATTTTTCATCCACATTGATGAAAGTGCGGGCCACCGGTGCCCAGGTGATCCTGCCCATCTTCGACATGCCCCAAAGCGGCATCCTGGTAAAGCAGTGGCACACGATGCGGGTGCCGGCCCTTCTGGCCGGTTTTATTTCCCCCCTGGCCGGTCCGGCGTCGTGGAAAACGTTCAACGGCCAAATCACCGGGGCGATCAATTGCAATGTCGAGTTGGGCAGTGCCATCGCGTCCCCCACCATGCCTGCCTCGGCGGCGTTCCAGAAAGCCTACCAGCGACGCTGGGAAAAGCCCCTGCGGGCCGGTCACGGACCGGCACCGGCATATGAATCGGTCTTTATTCTGGCCGATGCCATCACCCGGGCCGGCACGCTGGATGCCGATGCCATCGTGGCCGCCCTGGAGCAGACCGATCGCAGCGGCATGATGGGGCGGATGCGCTTTAATGACCGACATCAGCTGGTTTACGGCCGAGCCCCTGACACCACCGCCGTGGCGGCTGTTTTTCAATGGCAGGCGGACGGCAGGCGCAGGATCGTTTTCCCGCCCCGCATTGCCGAGGGAAAAATCGAACTGCCGGATGGCCTGGCACCGGTCAACACATGCCGCCGGCCGGCCCGCATTACCGTCAAAGGAACCTGA
- a CDS encoding acetate uptake transporter family protein — protein sequence MSNESHSFASPAPQALGALAIACFIFFGLLTGRIGEESRLAVACWLFGGFVCQFVAAIIELKDKSLAAGNVMLLFSSFFMLVTALINLAEFICHAKGIHFAMASDPYAWLVLAIVLSLFTPAYLVGSPVFFVALIFADAALWFLVMLKFRSILPPAMAAQFAAYCILMVGIFGIYLATANIINTTFKKTVFPVGKPLVVVN from the coding sequence ATGTCTAACGAATCTCACAGTTTTGCCAGCCCTGCGCCCCAGGCCCTGGGCGCCCTGGCGATTGCCTGTTTTATCTTCTTTGGTCTGTTGACAGGTCGTATCGGTGAAGAAAGCCGTCTGGCGGTGGCCTGTTGGCTTTTCGGCGGGTTTGTCTGTCAATTTGTGGCCGCTATCATCGAATTGAAGGACAAGAGCCTGGCGGCTGGCAACGTTATGCTTCTTTTCAGCAGTTTTTTCATGTTAGTGACCGCCTTGATCAACCTTGCCGAATTCATCTGTCACGCCAAAGGCATCCACTTTGCCATGGCCAGTGACCCATACGCCTGGTTGGTACTCGCCATTGTCCTCTCCCTGTTCACCCCGGCTTATCTAGTGGGATCGCCGGTCTTTTTCGTTGCTCTGATTTTTGCCGATGCGGCGCTCTGGTTTCTGGTCATGCTGAAGTTCAGAAGCATCCTGCCCCCCGCCATGGCCGCACAGTTTGCCGCATACTGCATTCTGATGGTCGGTATTTTCGGTATTTATCTGGCAACGGCGAACATCATCAACACCACCTTCAAGAAAACGGTTTTCCCTGTTGGCAAACCGCTTGTCGTGGTCAACTGA
- a CDS encoding ABC transporter ATP-binding protein → MTGRPVLQVTDLSKSFGGIRAVDTVSFRLQENEILGVIGPNGSGKTTLANLITRFVRPSAGSVHFMGRPIHHLPAHKIVRLGIARTFQMVRPFYRLPAYKNMIVSLYSPRVTGFLGGRCGNRSAVALDLLEEVGFERDARVAYQDAGGLPQGYLKRLELAKAIALRPRLIILDELFSGLSLAEVTSLTPIIEKLRQQGKAIIMIEHRLKELFKIADRVIVMDNGRKIADGRCPAVMADQTVQNAYLGADCESLPRPGNGISDD, encoded by the coding sequence ATGACAGGCCGGCCGGTATTGCAAGTAACGGACCTGAGCAAGTCATTCGGGGGAATCCGGGCCGTCGATACGGTCAGTTTCCGGTTGCAGGAAAACGAAATCCTGGGCGTGATCGGCCCCAACGGGTCGGGCAAAACCACCCTGGCCAACCTGATTACCCGATTCGTCAGACCCTCTGCCGGTAGCGTCCATTTCATGGGGCGGCCCATCCACCATCTGCCGGCGCATAAAATCGTGCGCCTGGGTATCGCCCGGACGTTCCAGATGGTGCGCCCCTTTTACCGGCTGCCGGCCTACAAGAATATGATCGTGAGCCTGTACTCCCCCCGGGTCACCGGTTTTCTGGGAGGCCGATGTGGCAACCGCAGTGCCGTCGCCCTGGATCTTCTCGAAGAGGTGGGCTTTGAGCGGGACGCCCGGGTGGCTTATCAGGATGCCGGGGGGCTGCCCCAGGGCTATCTCAAACGCCTTGAGTTGGCCAAGGCCATCGCCCTGCGGCCCCGGCTGATCATACTCGACGAACTCTTTTCGGGACTGAGCCTGGCCGAGGTCACCAGCCTCACCCCCATCATCGAGAAACTGCGCCAGCAGGGCAAAGCCATTATCATGATCGAGCACCGCCTGAAAGAACTTTTCAAGATCGCCGACCGGGTCATCGTCATGGACAATGGCCGCAAAATCGCCGACGGCCGGTGCCCGGCGGTGATGGCCGACCAGACGGTGCAAAACGCCTATCTGGGTGCCGATTGTGAATCGCTGCCCAGGCCAGGGAACGGCATCTCAGACGATTGA
- a CDS encoding class I adenylate-forming enzyme family protein, translating into MPVHTDNIYAAFERMARSCPSHSAVIYLGSRFSYSEVRVAAERLAGALIALGVRPGEKVVIYLPNSVHWIVSWLGILRAGGVCVPVSPIYLPHDLAHIVDNSGASMIVCADTNFGYVQRVMSESLVENVVVARMADMLPGYKRTFGWFFNMIPRGRVAWDGKTYHFRKLLHNGITSQLPELPIDPLKTAEMLYTGGTTQSSKGVPISHRHFLVSAREQIRTSRPLIPSRENIVLCHSPLFHILGQTCGLAILLVGGTLLIQPSVNLDATFDAIARFKVRALIAVPSFYRMMLEHERLDQYNLTSVDYWFSAGDVLPLELNRRWESRFGKIIHQGYGCTETCGGVAMCPVDRPFPANSVGHVVSSKKVKIVDPIFLDPVKAGEPGELLVHSENMPTAYVDNAKQTREAFIDLDGLTWYRTSDVMRMDNHGNLFFVDRTTDTINHDGHQVSASEIEAVLQEHPAVVATCVVGVEDKTVGERIKACVVLKSDIKGITGYELIKWCRKRLLPHKVPQYIEFRDMLPKSKLGKLLRREVREEERQRAEA; encoded by the coding sequence ATGCCGGTGCACACCGACAATATTTACGCCGCCTTTGAACGCATGGCCCGAAGCTGCCCGTCGCACAGTGCCGTGATCTATCTGGGAAGCCGCTTCAGTTATTCCGAGGTGAGAGTGGCGGCTGAGCGCCTTGCCGGGGCGTTGATCGCCCTGGGGGTTCGTCCCGGTGAAAAGGTGGTGATCTATCTGCCCAATTCGGTTCACTGGATTGTCAGCTGGCTTGGAATTCTGCGGGCGGGCGGGGTTTGTGTGCCGGTCAGCCCCATCTATCTTCCCCATGACTTGGCCCATATCGTAGACAACAGCGGAGCATCGATGATCGTCTGCGCAGATACCAATTTCGGATATGTTCAGCGGGTGATGTCCGAAAGTCTTGTGGAAAATGTGGTTGTCGCCCGTATGGCCGATATGCTGCCCGGGTACAAACGCACCTTTGGCTGGTTTTTCAATATGATTCCGCGAGGCCGGGTCGCATGGGATGGCAAAACTTACCATTTCCGGAAGTTGTTGCATAATGGAATAACGTCTCAACTTCCGGAACTGCCAATCGACCCGCTGAAAACGGCGGAAATGCTGTACACGGGCGGAACCACGCAATCTTCCAAGGGCGTTCCGATCAGTCACCGCCATTTTCTGGTTTCGGCGCGGGAGCAGATCCGTACCAGCCGTCCGCTGATTCCCAGCCGTGAGAACATCGTTCTTTGCCATTCCCCGCTTTTCCATATTCTTGGCCAAACCTGCGGACTGGCAATCCTGCTCGTCGGCGGGACTTTGCTAATTCAACCCAGCGTCAATCTCGACGCCACGTTTGATGCCATCGCACGGTTCAAGGTCCGCGCCCTGATCGCAGTGCCCTCCTTTTACCGGATGATGCTGGAGCATGAACGGCTTGACCAGTACAACCTGACTTCGGTCGACTATTGGTTCAGTGCCGGGGATGTCCTTCCGCTAGAACTGAACCGGCGCTGGGAATCCCGTTTCGGAAAAATAATCCACCAGGGGTACGGATGCACGGAGACATGCGGTGGGGTGGCCATGTGCCCGGTGGATCGGCCGTTTCCAGCCAACAGCGTCGGCCATGTCGTGAGCTCGAAAAAGGTCAAAATCGTTGACCCGATCTTTTTGGATCCGGTGAAAGCCGGTGAGCCAGGAGAACTTCTGGTCCACTCTGAGAACATGCCCACCGCTTATGTGGACAATGCCAAGCAAACCCGAGAGGCGTTCATCGATCTGGATGGATTAACCTGGTATCGCACCTCGGATGTCATGCGCATGGACAACCATGGCAACCTTTTTTTTGTCGACCGCACCACCGATACCATCAATCACGATGGCCACCAGGTGTCGGCATCGGAAATCGAGGCGGTGCTCCAGGAACATCCGGCGGTCGTCGCCACCTGCGTGGTGGGTGTTGAGGACAAAACGGTTGGCGAACGGATCAAGGCGTGTGTGGTCCTGAAAAGTGATATCAAGGGCATCACCGGATATGAACTGATCAAGTGGTGCCGAAAAAGACTGTTGCCCCACAAGGTTCCCCAGTACATCGAATTTCGTGACATGCTGCCAAAATCAAAACTGGGAAAATTGCTGCGAAGAGAGGTTCGTGAAGAAGAACGCCAAAGAGCGGAAGCATAA
- a CDS encoding long-chain-fatty-acid--CoA ligase codes for MNVTQNVEQAAKIFPEKAAIIFEGRNISYGELNSQATRLASTMTKQGVGKGDRVALYLPNVPEFIICYIATLKIGAVAVSVNPMLKSGELKYILNDSGSILLCTVDELLPNVKKDDYPDLKHVLVCEGDAQGNPTINEWIQDGSESMASSDPDRDEVAVILYTSGTTGFPKGAMLTHGNVVSNSFSAAHHAGFTADDRMALFLPIFHVFGQNFIMNGTFNTCSTLVLFRRFVPDAVLQSIAKNRVTMFFAVPTIFINLLNMDLSDYDISSIRYDFSAAATLPQEIFLRWKERFGRQIHEGYGLTESSPFACYNHNYHHKFGSIGTPVENVEIKIKDEFDDDVPPGQWGEICIKGPGVMKGYWNRPDESERTLRNGWLHSGDIGKKDEDGYVFIVDRVKDMINAAGFKIWPAEVEQYLYRHPAIKELAVYGIPHPEKGEAVCASIVLKDDKKATPEEIIAYCRENMAAYKVPSRVLIIDELPKSATGKILKRELRAESKPIA; via the coding sequence ATGAATGTAACCCAGAATGTCGAACAAGCAGCAAAGATCTTTCCGGAGAAGGCCGCCATCATTTTCGAAGGCCGGAACATTTCCTACGGCGAACTGAACAGCCAGGCCACCCGGCTTGCGTCCACGATGACCAAACAGGGTGTCGGAAAAGGGGATCGTGTCGCCCTCTACCTGCCGAACGTTCCCGAATTCATTATCTGCTACATCGCCACACTGAAAATCGGGGCCGTCGCCGTTTCCGTTAATCCGATGCTCAAATCGGGAGAACTCAAATACATTCTCAACGATTCGGGTTCCATTCTGCTTTGCACGGTAGACGAACTACTTCCGAATGTCAAAAAGGACGACTACCCCGATCTGAAACATGTATTGGTCTGCGAGGGCGATGCCCAGGGGAATCCGACCATCAATGAATGGATCCAGGACGGATCCGAGTCCATGGCGAGCAGCGATCCGGATCGTGACGAAGTTGCCGTTATTCTCTACACCTCCGGGACCACGGGCTTCCCCAAGGGGGCCATGTTGACCCACGGCAACGTGGTATCCAATTCCTTCAGTGCCGCTCATCATGCCGGTTTTACTGCCGACGACCGGATGGCCCTGTTCCTGCCGATATTCCATGTCTTCGGTCAGAACTTCATCATGAACGGGACCTTCAACACCTGTTCGACCCTGGTTCTGTTCCGGCGGTTTGTGCCCGACGCGGTGCTGCAATCCATTGCCAAAAATCGGGTTACTATGTTTTTTGCCGTACCGACCATCTTCATCAACCTGTTGAATATGGATCTTTCCGACTATGACATCTCTTCTATCCGCTATGATTTCTCCGCCGCAGCCACCTTGCCCCAGGAGATTTTCCTGCGCTGGAAAGAACGTTTCGGCCGCCAGATTCACGAAGGTTACGGGCTCACCGAATCCTCCCCCTTTGCCTGTTACAACCACAACTACCATCACAAATTCGGCAGTATCGGAACGCCGGTAGAAAATGTCGAGATCAAAATCAAAGATGAGTTTGACGACGATGTGCCTCCCGGCCAATGGGGAGAAATCTGCATCAAAGGGCCGGGGGTAATGAAAGGCTACTGGAACCGGCCTGACGAATCGGAACGTACCCTGCGCAACGGCTGGCTGCATTCCGGTGACATCGGCAAAAAGGACGAAGACGGGTATGTTTTCATTGTCGACCGCGTCAAGGACATGATCAATGCCGCCGGGTTCAAGATCTGGCCGGCGGAAGTCGAACAGTACCTGTACCGTCATCCGGCAATCAAAGAGTTGGCCGTTTACGGCATTCCCCATCCGGAAAAAGGCGAGGCGGTTTGTGCATCCATCGTCCTGAAAGATGATAAAAAAGCAACACCGGAAGAAATTATCGCCTATTGCCGTGAAAACATGGCCGCCTACAAGGTTCCCAGCCGTGTTCTCATTATTGATGAACTGCCCAAAAGTGCGACCGGTAAAATTCTCAAGCGTGAGCTCAGAGCCGAATCGAAACCCATCGCTTAA